One genomic segment of Sminthopsis crassicaudata isolate SCR6 chromosome 2, ASM4859323v1, whole genome shotgun sequence includes these proteins:
- the CHST14 gene encoding carbohydrate sulfotransferase 14: MFPRPLTPLTAPKGTETLGRASRRTPLASGRGRAGLGGPPLLLPSMLMFGVIVASSGLLLMIERGILAEMKPPPLHPHGRVDPVWRGPAAGGPGTLLDPGDPDHQVRQDVRNRTLQAVCGQPGMPRDPWDLPAGQRRTLFRHILVSDQYHFLYCYVPKVACSNWKRVLKVLAGALDSVDVRLKMDHRSDLVFLADLRPEEIRYRLQHYFKFVFVRDPMERLLSAYRNKFGEIREYQQRYGAEIVRRYRVGAGPSPAGDDVTFPEFLRYLVDEEPERMNEHWMPVYQLCQPCAVHYDFVGFYERLEADANRVLEWVRAPRAVRFPSRQAWYRPASPESLHYHLCNAPRALLQELLPKYILDFSLFAYPLPNVTREACRQ, translated from the coding sequence ATGTTCCCCCGGCCTCTCACCCCACTGACAGCCCCGAAGGGCACCGAGACCCTGGGGCGGGCATCAAGGAGGACTCCCCTGGCTTCGGGGAGGGGTCGGGCCGGCTTGGGGGGGCCACCCCTGCTTCTCCCCTCCATGTTGATGTTTGGAGTGATAGTAGCCTCCAGTGGGCTGCTGCTCATGATTGAGAGAGGCATTCTGGCTGAGATGAAGCCTCCGCCCTTGCACCCCCACGGCAGGGTGGACCCTGTTTGGCGTGGGCCTGCAGCCGGGGGGCCAGGGACGCTGCTGGACCCCGGGGACCCGGACCACCAGGTGCGACAAGACGTGCGGAATCGTACTCTGCAGGCCGTGTGTGGGCAGCCGGGCATGCCCCGGGACCCCTGGGACCTCCCGGCCGGGCAGCGTCGCACTCTGTTCCGCCATATTTTGGTGAGTGACCAGTACCACTTCCTCTACTGCTATGTTCCCAAAGTGGCCTGCTCCAACTGGAAGCGAGTCCTCAAGGTCCTGGCCGGCGCTCTGGACAGCGTGGACGTGAGGCTCAAGATGGACCACCGAAGTGACCTGGTGTTCCTGGCCGATCTGCGCCCGGAGGAGATCCGGTACCGCTTACAGCACTACTTCAAGTTCGTGTTCGTTCGCGACCCGATGGAACGCCTTCTCTCTGCCTACAGAAACAAATTCGGGGAGATCCGGGAGTACCAGCAGCGCTACGGCGCCGAGATTGTCCGCCGCTACCGCGTGGGCGCGGGCCCCAGCCCCGCTGGCGATGACGTCACCTTCCCCGAGTTCCTCCGGTACCTGGTGGACGAAGAGCCGGAGCGGATGAACGAGCACTGGATGCCGGTGTACCAGCTGTGCCAGCCCTGTGCCGTGCACTATGACTTCGTGGGGTTCTACGAGCGGCTGGAGGCCGATGCCAACCGAGTGCTGGAGTGGGTGAGGGCTCCTCGGGCGGTCCGATTTCCCTCCCGGCAGGCCTGGTACCGACCAGCCAGTCCTGAGAGCCTCCACTACCACCTCTGCAATGCCCCCAGGGCCTTGCTGCAGGAGCTGCTGCCCAAGTACATCCTGGACTTCTCCCTCTTTGCCTACCCTTTGCCCAATGTCACCAGGGAGGCTTGTCGACAGTGA